GCGCTCCTGAACTTCACGCTGGCGCTGGGAGTCGGAGGCGGCTATCTTTGGTGGGCGCGCGACGTCCGCCAGCTCCGGGAAGAGCTCGAGCAGGCGCGCGAGACCATCCGCGCGCGCGAGGCGGCTCAGCAGTCCTGGACGGCTCGGGGGATCGTCCGGTCGGTCCAGCCCGGGACGGGAACTATCTGGCTCACCCACGAGACGATCCCCGGGCTCATGCGAGGGATGACGATGGGCTTCGACGTCGAGAATCCGAAGCTCCTCGGAGGGCTCGCCCCGGGGGACCCCGTGAGCTTCAAGTTGGAGCAGCGGAGCGGGCGACTGTTGCTCGTCGCAATCAAGAAGGAGTCCCAATGAGTGCGTTCTTCCGGAGGGCGGCCGTGAGTCTGGCGGTCGCCTGGCTCCTCGCGCTGCCGGCCGCCGGCGCCGCCCAGGCGCCCCAGGGAATCATCCAGGAGCAGGTGGCGCTGGAGAACGAGAGCGTCCGCGTCGCGCTGCTCACGTTCCCGCCCGGATCGGCCTCCGGCCGGCATCAGGGCCTCGATCCGGAGATGGGAATCGTGGTGGAGGGCGAGCTCACGCTGGTCACCGACAACGGCCGAGAGGTGATGCGGCCGGGCACGGTTCGCTGGCTCCCGGCGCTGACCCCCCACGACGCCCGGAACGAGGGCGACGTGGCCGTCAAGCTCTGGGTCGTGTTCTTCAAGAAGTGTGACTGACACCGGCGGCGCCCTCGCGGGGGCGCGCCCGGGAGGCCAGGCGATGCTCGGGCTGCTCACGGTGGTGCTGCTGGGCTTCTTTCTCGGGATGCGTCACGCCACCGACCCCGATCACGTCATCGCTGTCGGGACCATCGTGAGCCGCCAGCGGACGATTCGCGGGGCCGTCCTGGTCGGCCTCCTGTGGGGCGTGGGCCACGGCCTGACGATCCTCGTGGTTGGGAGCGCCATCGTGCTGTTCGGTCTCGTGATCCCGCCGCGGCTCGGCCTCGGAATGGAGCTGGGCGTGGCCTTCGTCCTGATCGGCCTCGGGCTGTGGACGCTGCGCGACGTCTTCCGCTCGACGGGGCCCGTCGCCGCGCCCGACCTGCACTCGCACCCCCACGGCCACGGGGTCTATGTCCACGAGCACCCGCATGGCCATGGACCGGGCGCCCACGGTCACCTCGAGGGTCAGACGCTGCCGACCTGGCTGGATCGCACGCTCGGCCGGGCCGGGCTCGCCCGGATCCTGCGCCCGGTCCTGATCGGCCTGGTCCACGGCCTGGCCGGGTCGGCCGCCGTGGCGCTGCTGGTGCTGGCCACGATCCGCCATCCGCTCTGGGCCGTCGCCTACCTCCTGGTGTTCGGGCTCGGGACGATCGCCGGGATGATGCTCATCACCACCCTGGTGGCGGTGCCCTTCGCGTACTCGGCAAGGCGGCTGGGGCGCGCGAACCGGGGCCTCGCGATCGCCTCCGGGGTCCTGAGCCTCGCCTTCGGCGGCTTCCTCGCCTACCAGCTCGCCTTCGTGGGCTGACACCTGGCGGGCGAGCGGGTGAAGGCATCGAGGCCGAGCCCGACCGGGCGGGGATGACGGGAAGCCGCCTGCGGGCCCTGGCGGCGGGGATGGTCAGCCTGCTGCTGGTGGCGGCCGAGCCGGCCGGGGCCATCCACGGGCTCGCCGGGTCGGTCCCGACCGTCGGCGCCGACGAGGTCCGCCGCCTCCTCGAGGGGCGGGAGCGCCCGGCGCTGGTGGATCTCCGCCCGGCGGCGGAGTACCAAAAGGGTCACCTGCCCGGCGCCCGCTCGATCCCTGTCGGCGAGCTGCGCCGGCGCTTCCACGAGATCCCGCGGGGCCGCGTGATCCTCTACTGCGCGTGCTCCGGCGAGGACGCTCAGGCCGCCGCGCAACTTCTCCGGGATCGGGGCATCGCCGACGTCAGCGTGTTGGGCGAGGGCTTTCCCGGCTGGGTCGCCCGCGGCTACCCGCTGGAGCGCTGAATTCGATTCGGAGGGGGTGTCGGAACACCCCCCTCCGAGACCTCGAGGATCGTTGCGGCGGCACAAGCCGCCGCTCGGAACTGGCCCTCCGGCGGACGTCCATCGGCGTGGGGTCCGACCGGGAGCGCCTCAGGCCGAGCGGCGCCTGGGCAGCGATCGGGCCTCGCGCCGCGCGTCGGGGCCGCCCGGCTGATCCCCCCGGCCCGCCAGCCGGGGGCGGGCTCGAGCGGACTCGGCGGCCTCGGGTTTCAGCGCGCGTCGCACCGTCGCCACGAGATCCGCGATGCGGAACGGTTTGTCGACGTGGGTGGCAGCCAGCGCCGTGGCGGCAGTCCGGGTGTCGGACTCCTCGAAGCGGGCGATGAAGATCACCGGCAACGCGGGGTGATGCGCGCGGAGAGCGCGCAGGATCTCCAGCCCTCGCTCGCCTCGCGCGTGGTCGTGTAGGACGACGGCAGCCGGACCACCCCCGCCCACCCGGGCGAGCGCGGTCTCGGAATCGCCGGCCTCGTCGCTGCGGAACCCCGCGCCCGCGAGACACTCTCGCAGGAGTTCCCGCGTGGCCGGGTCGTGATCGACGACCAGGAGACCCGGTCCCCCGGCCCGGCCCGGGGCGCGCTCCAGTGCGGACATGCCTCTGGCCCTCCCGCGCAAGAAGACAAGCGGGTGAACGCAATCTGCGTACCAGGCATTATCCCCGGAGGAAGACCGCGCTCGGCGTCGATCATGGCGCGGGCGCCCGGGTGGACGGGCGTCGGTGGCCATACAGTCTTGTCTCGGCCCCCGACGCCGGCCGGGCGGGCGTGGTCTCGCCTCAGCGAAGCCGGCCGAGGGGTCCGAGGTCCAGGTTGAGGTCGCGCAGCGAGAGCCCGAAGCGCCGGGCGAGGGCGCGGATGGTCTGCTCGAGGCGCATGAGAGCCAGACCGATCGACTCGATCTCGGCCGCGCTGAGTGTTCCCCTCTCCATCCGGTGGATGGCCTGCCGTTCGAGCAGCCGTCGGAGGAACTCCACGAGCGTCAGCACGAGCTTGGCCACGGAACGCTGGACGTCCTCCGGATCGGCGTTCCAGCGTGACGGCGCCGCGCGTGCCGTGCGCCGCCTGAGCTCGGCTCGCAGGGAGCGGAGCTCGCGGGCCGTCACGGTCGCCACCGCCCCCTTCTTCCTCACTCCCACCAGAGCGCCTCGGGGGCGAAGCCGTACGGGGCCCAGGGGCCGCTCGCGCGCACCCGGATGCCCACGAGGCGGCGGACCGCCCCGCGGAGGGCAGCGAGGTACTCCGGACTCCGGCCGCGCTCGACGAGGTGGTAGACGCTGGCGACCAGGGGCGGCGTCGAGTGGCGCTCGGCGCGCTCCGCACGGATCCAGGCGGCCAGGGCCGGCCGCAGCGGCTCGATCTCGGGCACCGACTGCCTCCTGGCCCGCCTCCGCATGCGGGTTGCGAGATAGCGCGCGCCGGGACCGCCGGCGCCTCCGTCCGGGGGCACGGCACGCCGGGCGACACCGGCGGCCGCGCCGTAAATGCGCAGGGTCATCTGCTCGCGCCCGGTGACCAGGGCGAGTGCGTCGCGGTAGTCCGCGGCCTGCGGCTCGAGCAGTTCGACGACCTGCGCCTCGTCGGCCACCAGCGCCCCGAAGCGGAAGGGCAGGATCGCGTCGACGGCGGCGGCCAGCCGCCGCACCGTCGCGTCATGGCCGCGCAGCGAGGCCGCGTCGAGCCGCGGGGCCTCGGCCATCGGGGAGGCGGCGACGAAGAAGCCACCGACGGGCCACACCCGGAGCCGGTCCCCCCGGAAGCCACGGCCGGGGCCTCCCCGGGGACGCCGGCCGAGGAGCGCGTAGAGGTAGAGGCGCTTCATCGGCCCCGCCGGCGCGATCGGCTCCGCCCGGACCCCGGCAGGACGCGGTCGGCGGCGCACAGGAGCGCCGACACACGCAGGTACACGAGGTCCACGTCGGCCAGACCGAGCGTGACGTCGCCGGTGACGACGATCCCCTTGGTGAGCACGTGGTCCACGAGCTCGAGCAGCGAAGCGTCGGCCTGCCGGAGCACCGCGGACGCCGCCGGCCGTCGGCGCCGTCTCATCGGGGCGACCCGACGAAATTGTACGGCGGCCACGGCCCGGTGAGGGTGACGATACAACCCTGGTCGGCGAGCCGCCGCGCCGCCGCCCGGACCGCGGCTCGAAACCCGGGGCCTCTTCGGGAACGGACGAGAAACGCGGCGTCCAGCAGGACCCGGGGCGTCCCCTCGACCGCGAGCGGCGCCCGGCGCCGGGCGGCGTCCGCTTTCCGGGCCAGCGCTCGGAAGACCCGCTCCGCCTCGAGGCGCGCGCTCGACCGGAGGCCGCCGGCCGCTACATGCTCTTCC
The Candidatus Methylomirabilota bacterium genome window above contains:
- a CDS encoding copper-binding protein — translated: ALLNFTLALGVGGGYLWWARDVRQLREELEQARETIRAREAAQQSWTARGIVRSVQPGTGTIWLTHETIPGLMRGMTMGFDVENPKLLGGLAPGDPVSFKLEQRSGRLLLVAIKKESQ
- a CDS encoding response regulator; its protein translation is MSALERAPGRAGGPGLLVVDHDPATRELLRECLAGAGFRSDEAGDSETALARVGGGGPAAVVLHDHARGERGLEILRALRAHHPALPVIFIARFEESDTRTAATALAATHVDKPFRIADLVATVRRALKPEAAESARARPRLAGRGDQPGGPDARREARSLPRRRSA
- a CDS encoding gas vesicle protein; the protein is MRRRRRPAASAVLRQADASLLELVDHVLTKGIVVTGDVTLGLADVDLVYLRVSALLCAADRVLPGSGRSRSRRRGR
- a CDS encoding high-affinity nickel-transport family protein; this translates as MLGLLTVVLLGFFLGMRHATDPDHVIAVGTIVSRQRTIRGAVLVGLLWGVGHGLTILVVGSAIVLFGLVIPPRLGLGMELGVAFVLIGLGLWTLRDVFRSTGPVAAPDLHSHPHGHGVYVHEHPHGHGPGAHGHLEGQTLPTWLDRTLGRAGLARILRPVLIGLVHGLAGSAAVALLVLATIRHPLWAVAYLLVFGLGTIAGMMLITTLVAVPFAYSARRLGRANRGLAIASGVLSLAFGGFLAYQLAFVG
- a CDS encoding rhodanese-like domain-containing protein, yielding MTGSRLRALAAGMVSLLLVAAEPAGAIHGLAGSVPTVGADEVRRLLEGRERPALVDLRPAAEYQKGHLPGARSIPVGELRRRFHEIPRGRVILYCACSGEDAQAAAQLLRDRGIADVSVLGEGFPGWVARGYPLER
- a CDS encoding GvpL/GvpF family gas vesicle protein; its protein translation is MKRLYLYALLGRRPRGGPGRGFRGDRLRVWPVGGFFVAASPMAEAPRLDAASLRGHDATVRRLAAAVDAILPFRFGALVADEAQVVELLEPQAADYRDALALVTGREQMTLRIYGAAAGVARRAVPPDGGAGGPGARYLATRMRRRARRQSVPEIEPLRPALAAWIRAERAERHSTPPLVASVYHLVERGRSPEYLAALRGAVRRLVGIRVRASGPWAPYGFAPEALWWE
- a CDS encoding gas vesicle protein K, coding for MGVRKKGAVATVTARELRSLRAELRRRTARAAPSRWNADPEDVQRSVAKLVLTLVEFLRRLLERQAIHRMERGTLSAAEIESIGLALMRLEQTIRALARRFGLSLRDLNLDLGPLGRLR
- a CDS encoding cupin domain-containing protein produces the protein MSAFFRRAAVSLAVAWLLALPAAGAAQAPQGIIQEQVALENESVRVALLTFPPGSASGRHQGLDPEMGIVVEGELTLVTDNGREVMRPGTVRWLPALTPHDARNEGDVAVKLWVVFFKKCD